A stretch of the Macaca thibetana thibetana isolate TM-01 chromosome X, ASM2454274v1, whole genome shotgun sequence genome encodes the following:
- the EOLA1 gene encoding LOW QUALITY PROTEIN: protein EOLA1 (The sequence of the model RefSeq protein was modified relative to this genomic sequence to represent the inferred CDS: deleted 1 base in 1 codon) yields the protein MRLRGRKCVRKWHHGWVGGGYTAVSTLLQTAPKTLWDEPESAESQPLPLGLQWRGTSVTDGSSGPSGPQEARGTCEDGVKTVETCWHPLLSSQRNRTIAVHIAHRDWDDDAWQELLAERLGMTPAEIQALLRKGEKFGRGVIAGLIDIGETIDIGALQCPEDLTPNEVVELENQAVLTNLKQKYLTVISNPRWLLEPIPRKGGKDVFQVDIPEHLIPSGHEV from the exons ATGAGGCTCAGGGGCCGCAAGTGTGTGAGGAAATGGCACCATGGATGGGTTGGTGGAGGGTACACAG CTGTCTCCACCCTACTCCAGACCGCCCCAAAGACTCTGTGGGATGAACCTGAGTCAGCCGAATCCCAGCCCCTTCCCTTGGGCCTGCAGTGGCGCGGGACATCAGTGACAGACGGAAGCAGCGGACCATCAGG GCCACAGGAGGCCCGGGGCACTTGCGAAGATGGAGTCAAGACTGTGGAGACTTGTTGGCATCCCCTGCTGAGCAGCCAGCGGAACCGTACCATCGCCGTCCACATTGCTCACAGGGACTGGGATGACGATGCCTGGCAGGAGCTGCTGGCGGAGAGGCTGGGGATGACTCCTGCTGAGATTCAGGCTTTGCTCAGGAAAGGGGAGAAGTTTGGTCGAGGAGTGATAGCGG GACTCATTGACATTGGGGAAACT ATTGACATTGGGGCATTGCAATGCCCCGAAGACTTAACTCCCAATGAGGTTGTGGAACTAGAGAATCAAGCTGTACTGACCAACCTGAAGCAGAAGTACCTGACTGTGATTTCAAACCCCAGGTGGTTACTGGAGCCCATACCCAGGAAAGGAGGCAAAGATGTATTCCAGGTAGACATCCCAGAGCACCTGATCCCTTCGGGGCATGAAGTGTGA